In Dromaius novaehollandiae isolate bDroNov1 unplaced genomic scaffold, bDroNov1.hap1 HAP1_SCAFFOLD_37, whole genome shotgun sequence, the following proteins share a genomic window:
- the LOC135326167 gene encoding olfactory receptor 14A16-like, whose product MANSLWDTTAISYSGCAAQVFFYLFLLAAEFYLLTVMAYDRFIAICRPLHYGTLMDSRACVKMAAAAWASGFLHAVLHTANTFSIPLCQGNTVDQFFCEIPQILKLSCSDSYLRELGFLVVGACLVFGCFIFIVLSYVQIFTAVLRIPSEQGQHKAFSMCLPHLAVVSLFLSTVMFAYLKPPSLSSPSLDLVAAVLYSVVPPHLEYCLLHVTNKAVEPDKFLERPHGAPLLPGLQEEYYALTAALGA is encoded by the exons atggccaattccctgtgggacacgacggccatttcctactcgggatgtgctgcccaggtctttttctacCTCTTTTTACTTGCagcagagttttatctcctcacagtcatggcctatgaccgcttcattgccatctgcagacccctgcactatgggaccctcatggacagcagagcctgtgtcaaaatggcagcagctgcctgggccagtggttttctccatgctgtgctgcacactgcaaacacattttcaataccactctgccaaggcaacaccgtggaccagttcttctgtgagattccccagatcctcaagctctcctgctcagactcctacctcagggaacttgggtttcttgtggttggtgcctgtttagtctttggatgtttcattttcattgtgctgtcctacgtgcagatcttcactgctgtgctgaggatcccctctgagcagggccagcacaaagccttttccatgtgcctcccgcacctggccgtggtctccctgtttctcagcactgtcatgtttgcctacctgaagcccccctccctctcctccccatctctggatctggtggcggctgttctgtactcagtggtgcctcca CATCTTGAGTATTGCCTCTTGCACGTCACTAATAAAGCTGTTGAACCggacaagttcctggagagaccccatggtgctccacttctccctggcctccaggaagagtactacGCCCTCACCGCTGCCCTcggagcctga